The Styela clava chromosome 3, kaStyClav1.hap1.2, whole genome shotgun sequence genome includes the window GCCCACAcgttttttataatttgatcAAAGGGAAGTCAAAAAGACTCATACCAGAACTTATGCCACCAAAGTAGCAAATTAAACAATGAAGGCAATACCTAGAGACCTATTGACAAAACAAAAGCAAATTATCTCATTGTACCTTTTCTTTCCGCAAGGCTTCCAAATTCTTCAGTCTCCTTGTCATCAGGTACAGATGAACTGGCTGAAGACCACAAGCTTTGGCCAACTTCTACATCACCATTATTCAAAGCTGAATACATGCTAAGTCTTGCACCTGTGAAGTTGTACACAACACGGCTCACAACCCGGCGCATAATGCGGTGAAAATTCATGGATAAATTGCCACATTTAACAAAAATTGTAGTTATAGCtgcaaaaatacaaaaaaggtATTTAGCAGTACAAATGGCCAAAATACATTTCGCAAGCTTAACGCATAGCTTCAAACATAATGCACCGTATGCATTTCTATCCCAATGACATGATATGATAGAATACTGACAACTCTGCacattttcaaatatagaaatggccaatattgatataaaaacatGATTTAAATTACATTATATCTTGTAAATGCTCTAACTAAACAAAGTTTATCAATTTTCCTAGTTCCTGAATCATTTATAGATACGATGACTTAAATATTAGTAGTTATGATCTGATCGCcattaaaaatttcagtttctCAATCCAAGAAGCCGTAAATGCCATATTGTGATTTATCATTGCAAGATGGCTCATGAAACTGCTGACAGTTACCAGCATCTTCATCGATTAATTGCAATCGACTTCTCTCAATCATCAGTTGATGTCGATACATAACTGGGATCATTTCACTACCCCTAATGAAGTAAATGCAGAATAAACCCTGCTATGTCATCTTCCTCCGATAACAAATCTTGGTTCTTCAGAATCGTCTTCTTCCTTATTTGCTTCATCATTTTCTGATTCAGGAGAATCACTTGCTTCTTTTTGATCTCCCTCTTTCTGCTTCTTCAATTGCTTTTTCTTGAAGagcattttttgcttttttctttGTCTTTTAGCTCTCTTTTTTGCAGTTGATTCCTCTTCTTTATCCTTTATACTTTGTATCTTGTCTTCATATTCAAGATCAAGTCTTTGTTTTTTATCCATTTTATCATGATATTCCTCCCGGGCAAATTCCCTTCGTCTGATATGACGATAAACATGAAATTCACCACTTCCTGCACCAGCACTTGAACCCATAACATCACGAACAAATTCAGGTGCATCACGTGGCTTCCATATTTTTTTTGGTTCAGGAATGTAAACAGGTTTATCAGGATTTTTCATGAgtttttcaacttttaatttttgtaGTTCGGCCATACTTTTTGGATGAATCACCTTCTTTTCGGCTGCTTCTTTCGGCATCTTGGCTTCATTTCTAATTGGTAACtccattttcaaaatgaatatttctgtatttgggTCTGTTTGTACCTAACTAACTTACAGACTTAACTGTAATTCAGTAATTTGTTGATTcaattattttgtcaaataGTTTATTCCAGTATTCAGCTATTAGTGCCTTTTGTTGTGAGACAGTGCTGCAGTGAGTAGCCTACAGAAGTAGCCTAATTGATGTCACTGACATACAACATTAACAGTAGGGATGTCCGTATCCGAATAGTCTACTAAACTAATCTAGAATAGCACCGaaaaaacatttcgaatatcatttaatacaaaaatacaataaagtTCATCACATTACACATCATCATCCAATATAATCCCCATCATCATTGTATGTTCCATTAATTCAGCATCAGTATCatccaattttttcaaatacatatTCACAAATACATACAATAAATTATTGTAATACACCTCAATGAATACAACCATgtgaggattgctggactcctcgccgtcgtaggatGGTTCGTGTAACCGTTGGTCGGCtgcctccaccatcaagttcatgcatatgaaaaacaaataactggctaaatcaggggtcaccaaactacgacCGGCAGGCATGATCCAgtccgcggcgtcattttatccggcccgcaatacTGCAATAGCACACAGAAATGACCAAATTTTTTCCAAGGGAGATTTTCCCCGAGCATCttctttcttgtttatttcgtaacattggccaatcagaaAGATGCAAagaaagtgacgtaataataggccttttcgcatccgctaggacataggttctcaaagtgctccgtacggagccccagggctccgcgagagaaacccaggggctccgcgagctattcgattgctcttcaaaatactgactcaaaattttgtaactgttcaaagaagcaataacagctttgataacatctgacaacaatatagcctcgaaatatggtaaagggccggaattaaaaaatgacattatttatgagCAGTAGCGCAGCcgggattcttaagagggaggtggttcaaaattggaatcggaaatttctgCGCAACAtttttcgcgattaaaaaaacggataacgagatttctgttgcgtaaaatattcaatccaagacCGATGGAGCATTTGACGTGTCTCGTCGGTATAATGtagttgtgctcatcgttactcacgtttgattcgagattactattaggattactaaaatgaaagaatactattctaaaataacataaaatatgtgataaactgccaactataaataaattggtgtcgtatttttgcgatttgtcaaacttgatttgttctttcgcacttgagattatttttaagcaagatatcgctgtttaaaaaatcacaatgtctggggaAAATACgaacaaatgaaaattattttattgcattcagctccgtcggtagtttcagaatgaaaaaaggtacatcgcggatcgcgcgcaccattgattgcgtgcggctgcgTCGGTAgcttcagaatgaaaaaaaaaggtaaatcgcgcgcacaattgactgtgtttcgatttcgcagctactacgatgaaaacctaacataacaccaaattttgtgatttacaatgtctatagaagcgttttcaatctgaggtgagtctgctaaaaccaaagtgtgatcttccattttaagtttcagtttataAATactttagaatgccgcttttcaatcaaaaaatttgagttgTGGATTTACCTTTTAtcgattattatttttagcatttcgtcgccgatgactataatatggtaacatgtttttcacattgaactcataattccccacgagaacaaaaaagcaattaacgtcgtcattgtgtaacaatacatgtatatgccgagggaaatttttgatttagggagaataaacagcggcgtaaagatgtttaaaacacgccatgctgacggaaaaaaaatcggcgattgtaacaaaatgaaatagcgCACGTTACTAACGGCCTTTTaattaagtcttccaaaaatgacaaaaaagaaaagattcgatccctaatttattaatatgttcgtcaagtgtcaaatttacagctttagtataaaatttagatttatttatgacttgtgttaaccctattaaaaaaggttcagcatttagaataaataaagtacttttaacttgctcgggaataataatctgaaagtaacaattttaaaatttattttggggctccgcgaataatattcaacctttcaagggctccgcaacaccaaaagtttgagaacccctgcgcTAGGACACTTTTGTCAACCTGACAGATTTTAGGTTGaggttgtaaacaatacttcgtttttgcgagtttgaatgctattcgtatATTTGATTTgctaggatgttctcgatctctctctattctgcgatatagatataatttaatattcaagtcttcagaaatgtagaatatatattgtcgaataaattgaatggattttccaacttttgtgaatttattgtattgcatttataaaattcatccggcccgtttcggCACAGTTTGAGttatacccggcccgcggtcaaaaaagtttggtgacccttgggctaattaatcccatacgcCATACGGTACCCGagatggactggtaaccggacgacaggccgtggtttgccatatgattaagccgtattatcgactttcctttcTCTCGGGATGagtatgtaaatcctatcctagcaGCTCAGgataatacaagagagctatgctcaaatatatggacacgtagcgccacccagtgagaataattttgatgacgtcatagcgaaaaaaaagtaatagccttctggagaaaaattttatcttcaaccactgaaaatttcaaagcaattgatccagtattcgaagagaaaagcgactttttaaaaacgtgtcaaagaacaacaacaacataatattgaaacgatcgctatgtccactacgtgtccaataatatataCTACTTTTCTGGacgaaaaataaagaatttttaGAAATACGTCAAACGCAATAACCAAGAAGGCCGGGAAATTGAAGCACATAAGTTGAATCGCGGACAAAGACAGTGTTCATCAATTAGTCTTCATTTTCAACAGAAGTGAATGGTGGTGTGGAAAAGGAAACGACAAAACTGATAGGCTATATAAAAATTCTTTCCTGACCACTCGATTCAATGGATATTTtccatttaaacatttctcGTTGACTGACACTCTCGCTTCAatttactttttcaaattttctttattcatCATAACATGTTTGAGAACTAGTAAAATCATTTGACTTGTTTTGACGTCATCCGCTGCTGAACCAGGTAATTATTATGTCACTGACACGATAACTTGATTGTCGTTCGCGCTCCTCGTCAATTGCGGTCGGAACGTTTGTATCACAGCATGAATACGCACGGTATTATTGCATTTCATATTGTTGTTTGCAACGCTCTTGTGTTACGAATAAAAGATTAACActtgtttgtatattttatcCTACTGTGTCCCGTTGTCGAACGTCACATTAATATGACCACTCGCAGCATAATTACGGTATTTAATACACAGGGTTAAACTTGATTGCAAACAGTTGAATCCGAATCAATTGTCGTAGGcctacagtatatatatacattagtTTATATATAAACAGAATGTTATCTACGCTActtttgaaacattttatattttaaaaacgtaTAATgactgatatattttaaaacatcgtGATTTGTAGCTGGCTTCAGCCAAACGTGTTCATTACAGTGCCCCAAATACTTGACAAAGCTATCCAGAGGAAGATTGAAGGACGGGAACAGCCTGCTGATCCTGAAATAAAACACATAATGGAGTAGAAATGTTCGATTATCTTGACGAAAAACAATGATCAATATAATCTATGCCTGAATACAGTAGGCATGGTGAGTTGAAACACAAACTGGTGCTAGCACTTCAAATCAGTATGCAGTCCGTACAATCGTATGCGGTGGCGGGCGTAATGGGcaagattttttattattcattttgaacaattttccgtCGAATTCTGAGAAAACAAAGTTCTTTGCATTGAAGTTTTTCGTACCTTTGGGCTTCACTTGCGAGTTTTATTTAGGTGTCTCTAATTTCGGTCCAAACGAAATAATGCCAATATGTTTTCGAAAGAGTTGCGTTTAAGCTGCTAGACTAGGTTTACATAAGTTGCCAGATTTTTTAATACCAATTTTATGACTATTTTCCAACGAAATGCTGTTTATGAAATGAATAGCCAGTTTGCGATGGTAGACTTGCTGAAGAATACATATAAAATCTTGTGATAGTAAGGTGAGGCATGTATTTTTATGAAACCAGAAAAGTCTAAAATATTGGTAAATGTACACCATTCATTGCACATTTGTGTCACAAACCTGTGGTGCTTTGTTCACTTGTCTTAGTTGGTGCATCAGTGCTCATGTTTCCGTGTAAATAGGTGATTTCGTGTTGAATCGTAGTGGTATCTGGGTATACATGCGTTATTGAAGTTGTCAGGCTTTGTGTTGTTactttcaaataaaatcaaTGGCTTACGTTGTGAGCAATACACTCATAATCGAGGGTATCAAACTATTAACTTGTCAATATGTTTTACCTTCCTGGAATTAATGCGTTCACGGACAAACTGATTTATTTAGGCAACTAGTGAACTAGTTAAAAAAATTGCAGGTTGAGAAATGAGATGATTTCATATAATAATGTATGGGAAAACGAAAAGATGGTTGGTTTAAAGTCTATAATGCGTTATCACTATACCTTCAATATTGACATCTCCTCTAGCAGGATTACTACAAAGTTTATCAACGCAGACGTCTTGGTCATTACATTGTGAACAGGATGTTCCTTTTATATAAGGCTTGTATCCTGAGAAATGAAATTCGCACATTCTAATGATGTCAAGTATATACTGCAAAATTCTCTCAATGTAAATTGATGAATCAAGTTACAATCAATTCATTAACCTCGCCAAGGACGGCTTCGGTGTTGTTAAAACTTAccctttttttaattatttgaagGTTGTAAAGATAAAAATGTCTTATGGGCACCAAAAACCACCATTGGTGGCTTTGCGGAGGATTTTAGTTTAGTGATATTGTTAATGAAATCAATTACTCAGTAGATAACGTAGGGTAGCGCACCTCGTATGTTTCCCCCTGGTGCATAATTGCAGGCAAATAGAGTCGCGTCTGTCCATATTTTACCGTCGACAAGGACAGATTCACAAGTTGTCATTCCACAGCCAACTTTATATGATTGAGCCCATACCACCTGAAAATAGGATAGTTTACCCGCTTTTCATCCTGCCTATTTTGTGTTGCGCTGGGAATGAAATTTTGGCAATAAATAAAGTcaaatgtatatatgtatatatatacatacataatatttaaaacaaaatttgcatataattttttaacatcTTATCGTCCggaatattataataaaatgaatgctCAAACGAAAGGATTCCGCAATCAAAGTAAGACGGATTGTCTTGTGTGCTGTCATTTTTTTATGCGTCGTTGCGAAGTTCAGGAGAAAAAAAGTGGAAGTAACAAATATTCATCGAGGacaattttgttcaattcgTATTTAATCATCAATAAGAACCGTACGCTTGTATTACCGCAGTCATACGTTTTACAATTCGCATTACCTCACCACAAAAAGTTAAAATCGGACGATCGTGGATCTTTTGGCATAATGTCAGGTCAGCAAAAATTTCGTCCAACATTACATAACGTTTTAAAGAATGTAACCTGAAAGAGAGAACGACCCAGCGACGAATATCCCGCAAACTGGCAACATGACGCGGCTCTATGAATGCCGATCACTGCATCAAGATATACCGGCATTCGTAGATATGGAGAACAGCGCCGCACCGAGAAAAGTCGTATAGTCTCAAGGTCCTATTCAAATAGAATACCATACCTGAGTATAATGACCACAAACTTTTCCTGGAGTACAAGTCAGTGTATCAAATGAGTAATCACGTTTTTCATCATCCCAAGCCACAACCGCACCAGGTCCATAATTTTCGTCTATTTTCCTCCCCATCgaaatatacaaattttcaCCAACATACGTAAATCCGTCCAATTTACGATCCTGAATGTGTAcatcaaacacaaaaaaaaataatatgtttcATGGTGTAAAAAAATTTAGTCTGGTTTTTCACTTTTCTGAGGAAGATGAGAGAcgatatgtacaatattttcgtgttaaaaataataaacaaagttTGCGATATACTAATTAAACAACATTTAATTGGCATAtaaaaaaagtgcattttgatcaatttcaaggaacaaattaaacaaaatattcacTGTACGCCCGGTAATGTCTGCAAacgaaaatttatgttttataaatGCATTTAATGCAtcctttaaatatatttttactacTTCCATCTTCATATATTCTTTGCTTCATTATGATTAACCTGTTAAAATCAGATacggaaatattcaaattgaaacaTTGTGATGCAAAATTCGATTCGAGGATGGAATATTTGAAACTTACATCCCGAATTGTTGTCTGTCTGAAATCATACGATTACGTAGCATCTCTAATACCTAATTGTTCATACTTGGTATTTATTGAAGCAAATAATCGTTTGAAagttttgatatttattatacCAAGTCTTGAGTTCTCTAACCTCATTATGTTCATATATGCATTTCTTTGTATAGTCAGACGCCAATCGCTCGAGATCGTCATTCCACGACATTTTCAGCATATTTGCAGCCGACGGAGAAACAATTCGTCGAAGTTCATTGTGTTTATTCAATATCAATTCCTTTTCACTATTTGTAAGTTGTAGGTGAGTATTTGTGGCGCGGCGCTCCAGATTATGTGAACGCCTGTGAAACACACATTCGAATATTGAGAGATTCGAAAGAGCAGCCAAGAACGCCATTTTTGGGCTGGAGTATTTAACCGGTTTTAAATTTCTTGAAATTTTCGAAGCAAATTCATTAAATTGAATCACCAGACAAATTGTTTTCTAAACATCGGCATCcatattgaaaaaagaattcAAGGTAA containing:
- the LOC120342550 gene encoding PRKR-interacting protein 1 homolog yields the protein MELPIRNEAKMPKEAAEKKVIHPKSMAELQKLKVEKLMKNPDKPVYIPEPKKIWKPRDAPEFVRDVMGSSAGAGSGEFHVYRHIRRREFAREEYHDKMDKKQRLDLEYEDKIQSIKDKEEESTAKKRAKRQRKKQKMLFKKKQLKKQKEGDQKEASDSPESENDEANKEEDDSEEPRFVIGGR
- the LOC120343097 gene encoding GLIPR1-like protein 1 isoform X2, producing the protein MALKFQSIILLHVLAVVLWCTNDANTVELRSHNLERRATNTHLQLTNSEKELILNKHNELRRIVSPSAANMLKMSWNDDLERLASDYTKKCIYEHNEDRKLDGFTYVGENLYISMGRKIDENYGPGAVVAWDDEKRDYSFDTLTCTPGKVCGHYTQVVWAQSYKVGCGMTTCESVLVDGKIWTDATLFACNYAPGGNIRGYKPYIKGTSCSQCNDQDVCVDKLCSNPARGDVNIEDTTTIQHEITYLHGNMSTDAPTKTSEQSTTGSAGCSRPSIFLWIALSSIWGTVMNTFG
- the LOC120343097 gene encoding GLIPR1-like protein 1 isoform X1 codes for the protein MALKFQSIILLHVLAVVLWCTNDANTVELRSHNLERRATNTHLQLTNSEKELILNKHNELRRIVSPSAANMLKMSWNDDLERLASDYTKKCIYEHNEDRKLDGFTYVGENLYISMGRKIDENYGPGAVVAWDDEKRDYSFDTLTCTPGKVCGHYTQVVWAQSYKVGCGMTTCESVLVDGKIWTDATLFACNYAPGGNIRGYKPYIKGTSCSQCNDQDVCVDKLCSNPARGDVNIEVTTQSLTTSITHVYPDTTTIQHEITYLHGNMSTDAPTKTSEQSTTGSAGCSRPSIFLWIALSSIWGTVMNTFG